A region of uncultured Desulfobacter sp. DNA encodes the following proteins:
- a CDS encoding ketopantoate reductase family protein: protein MLKSIEKIAIFGAGAMGAAYAGLFTDNSDLGVYFTARGDRFNRLDGAVITVNGRDYKIPVAHPDRVDCPFDLVLVALKHHHLTQPVLQDIKALTGPDTLILSVMNGLESEKLLGHACGLEKIVPAIAVGIDAVHENNCFTYANPGRIIFGNDPVFFNGIDEDRLELVKNALDSGGIPNEISPDIIRVMWWKFMINVGVNQVSAVLGTPYGILRNLPEAQRLMVGLMQEVVALARHRGINLDASDIDQCMAMLNTLGLEGKTSMLQDMEANRKTEVEVFAGAVERMGKEDAIPTPVNSTFFNLIRAKEKIKTDNAK, encoded by the coding sequence ATGTTGAAATCCATAGAAAAAATAGCAATATTCGGGGCCGGAGCCATGGGCGCGGCCTATGCCGGTTTATTTACGGACAACTCAGATCTTGGTGTTTATTTTACAGCCCGGGGGGATCGATTTAACCGTCTTGATGGTGCTGTCATAACCGTTAACGGCCGTGACTACAAGATTCCCGTGGCGCATCCCGACCGGGTGGATTGCCCCTTTGATCTGGTGTTGGTCGCCTTGAAACACCACCATCTGACACAACCGGTACTGCAAGATATTAAGGCATTGACCGGGCCGGACACCCTGATTCTTTCGGTGATGAACGGGCTTGAAAGTGAAAAATTGCTCGGCCATGCCTGCGGCCTGGAGAAAATCGTTCCGGCCATTGCCGTGGGGATTGATGCCGTGCATGAAAACAATTGTTTTACCTATGCCAATCCGGGAAGAATTATCTTTGGTAATGATCCGGTTTTTTTCAATGGCATAGATGAAGATCGCCTGGAACTGGTCAAAAATGCCCTGGATTCGGGTGGTATTCCCAATGAAATTTCACCGGATATCATTCGGGTTATGTGGTGGAAATTTATGATTAACGTGGGGGTCAATCAGGTGTCTGCAGTGCTTGGAACGCCCTATGGCATTCTGCGGAATCTTCCTGAGGCTCAAAGGCTGATGGTCGGGTTGATGCAGGAGGTGGTGGCCCTGGCCCGGCACCGGGGCATCAATCTTGACGCATCCGACATCGATCAGTGCATGGCAATGCTCAATACCTTAGGCCTGGAAGGAAAAACATCCATGCTCCAGGATATGGAGGCCAATAGGAAAACTGAAGTTGAGGTTTTTGCGGGTGCTGTTGAGCGCATGGGCAAAGAGGATGCCATCCCCACGCCTGTGAACAGCACTTTTTTCAATTTGATCCGGGCCAAGGAAAAAATAAAAACCGACAACGCAAAATAG
- a CDS encoding HAMP domain-containing sensor histidine kinase: MSFSLRQKISFLFLVFMVVNSIIWFINHYSNSTVLNTLVLIEKKRDLLDTILEARRYEKNFFLRKDVKDLSLALSYINKIDEKQASIEKVFPDLVAKEPSVQQRRKSINAYRTNLETLLNLYKNGAVSSEQSFQIQNTVTQLGRELTTDIEQVVKTEKRKVFELLDRSREYLMISLFLLFILTVLATIFLVIKFNRPLKAIETGIKHIAKGDYDKIPEINTGDEFESLAVSLNDMIEELDRRKTQLIQAEKMSSLGTLTSGVAHELNNPLNNISTSIQIIQEEIEDSDIEYKRMLLDNVEQEIHRSKEIIRALLDFSRHSDFSIEPILFKKLVNKTMHLISGDIPSEIEVEISVPDDLEGRMDPRRIQQVLLNLIINAVYAMEDQQGGHLTISAYKDSQARTFVFTVKDTGEGIKEEHLARIFDPFFTTREVGKGSGLGLSIIHGIIEQHGGTISVNSSLGQGTIFTVSLPD; the protein is encoded by the coding sequence TGGTGAACAGCATTATCTGGTTTATTAACCACTACAGCAATTCCACGGTGTTAAACACTCTGGTGCTCATAGAAAAGAAGCGGGATCTGCTGGATACGATTCTGGAAGCCCGCCGTTACGAGAAAAATTTTTTTTTAAGAAAAGATGTCAAGGATTTGTCCCTGGCCCTGTCATACATCAATAAAATTGATGAAAAGCAGGCATCTATTGAAAAAGTGTTTCCCGACCTTGTGGCAAAGGAGCCCTCTGTTCAGCAACGCAGGAAGTCCATTAATGCCTACCGCACCAACCTGGAAACCCTGTTGAACCTGTATAAAAATGGTGCAGTATCTTCTGAGCAGTCTTTTCAGATTCAAAATACGGTGACCCAGCTTGGCAGGGAACTGACCACCGATATTGAACAGGTGGTGAAAACAGAAAAAAGAAAGGTGTTTGAACTGCTGGACCGGTCCAGGGAATACCTGATGATTTCCCTGTTCTTATTGTTTATTCTCACGGTGCTGGCCACAATTTTTTTGGTGATCAAGTTCAACCGTCCATTAAAAGCCATTGAAACCGGGATCAAACACATTGCCAAGGGGGATTATGATAAAATTCCGGAAATAAACACCGGAGACGAGTTTGAATCTTTGGCCGTAAGTTTAAACGACATGATTGAGGAGCTGGACCGGCGTAAGACCCAGCTTATACAGGCAGAGAAAATGTCTTCTTTGGGAACCCTTACTTCCGGAGTTGCCCATGAACTGAACAATCCGTTGAACAATATCTCCACCAGTATCCAGATTATCCAGGAGGAAATTGAAGATTCGGATATTGAATATAAAAGGATGCTTCTGGACAATGTGGAACAGGAGATTCACCGCTCAAAGGAAATTATCCGGGCCCTGCTTGATTTTTCCAGGCATAGTGATTTTAGTATTGAACCGATCCTGTTTAAAAAATTGGTCAATAAAACCATGCACCTGATTTCCGGGGACATCCCTTCGGAAATTGAGGTGGAAATCAGTGTTCCCGATGATCTTGAGGGCCGCATGGATCCCCGACGTATCCAGCAGGTTCTGCTCAACCTGATCATTAATGCCGTCTATGCCATGGAGGATCAGCAAGGGGGACATCTCACCATTTCAGCATACAAGGACAGCCAGGCCCGCACCTTTGTTTTTACTGTTAAGGATACGGGCGAAGGGATAAAGGAAGAACATCTGGCCAGAATTTTTGACCCTTTTTTCACCACCCGGGAAGTGGGAAAGGGATCGGGCTTGGGCCTTTCCATTATTCATGGTATCATTGAGCAGCACGGCGGGACAATCAGCGTGAATTCCAGCCTGGGGCAGGGCACAATATTTACCGTCAGTCTGCCGGATTGA
- a CDS encoding DUF4412 domain-containing protein, with the protein MKKQGIKLGLSLMFLVLFFCIASPCAAIQFGGKVEHFSADSVTIDPSGKVMNTGKIYVSGPVMRMDGIGGMMGRGMGGKTPDISILTFKNQKTMYFYNHDKKLVYQGPLEEEDMLPGYKAMGDVVSEKVLGEEKVSGYKCVKKQIVTSTNIMGMNQKSTLTVWENDRFEAPLRTMTDGGAINELRNIKEGKPPAKLLRLLPGYKKVGNMMAVMGVDFGAMRDQNQKGRDGGGRNVQDSPRSRTKKNRNGQTTNPQTRENMNVNDMMAQMNEAMGDQMDPEEKKQLMAIMANAMNKAKNTKEGTGAAKKIWQFIPQRQGDQIGAELKTTNVLTVTMGTRADLMSVFTFYKTKLASQGWQDRGMFLQSGEGHLSMSKADMTLSISSADNPGLQGSYANFYIMQLTGPDL; encoded by the coding sequence ATGAAAAAACAAGGTATTAAATTAGGTCTATCCCTGATGTTTTTGGTATTGTTTTTCTGTATCGCATCTCCGTGTGCTGCGATACAGTTTGGCGGCAAGGTTGAGCATTTCAGTGCCGACAGTGTCACCATTGATCCCTCCGGCAAGGTTATGAATACAGGAAAAATATATGTGTCCGGACCGGTTATGAGAATGGATGGTATAGGTGGGATGATGGGCCGGGGAATGGGTGGAAAAACGCCGGATATATCCATTCTTACATTTAAGAATCAAAAAACAATGTATTTTTATAACCACGACAAAAAACTGGTATACCAGGGGCCGTTGGAAGAAGAAGATATGCTGCCGGGATATAAAGCCATGGGGGATGTGGTATCTGAAAAAGTCCTGGGAGAGGAGAAGGTATCAGGTTACAAATGTGTTAAAAAGCAGATCGTCACCAGCACAAATATAATGGGGATGAACCAAAAAAGCACCCTGACTGTCTGGGAGAACGATAGGTTTGAAGCTCCTTTAAGAACCATGACCGATGGCGGGGCCATCAATGAACTTCGCAACATCAAGGAAGGCAAACCACCTGCAAAATTATTAAGGCTGCTGCCCGGGTATAAAAAAGTGGGGAATATGATGGCGGTCATGGGAGTCGATTTTGGTGCCATGAGGGATCAGAACCAGAAGGGAAGAGACGGCGGGGGGCGGAACGTGCAGGACTCGCCCCGGTCCAGGACTAAAAAAAATCGGAATGGCCAGACAACAAATCCGCAAACCCGGGAAAACATGAATGTCAACGACATGATGGCCCAGATGAATGAAGCCATGGGTGACCAGATGGATCCCGAAGAAAAAAAGCAGTTGATGGCCATCATGGCCAATGCCATGAACAAAGCAAAAAACACAAAAGAGGGTACCGGGGCTGCAAAAAAGATCTGGCAGTTCATTCCCCAGCGGCAGGGAGATCAGATCGGAGCTGAACTGAAAACAACAAATGTGCTGACAGTTACCATGGGAACCAGGGCAGACTTGATGTCCGTATTCACTTTTTATAAAACAAAGCTGGCGTCCCAGGGGTGGCAGGACCGGGGTATGTTTCTGCAGAGCGGGGAAGGCCATCTAAGCATGTCAAAGGCAGATATGACCTTGAGCATTTCTTCGGCAGACAACCCGGGCTTACAGGGCAGCTATGCTAACTTTTACATAATGCAGCTGACCGGTCCGGATTTATAG
- a CDS encoding sigma-54 dependent transcriptional regulator: protein MQEHILIIEDEQIALKNLEHILVKDGYKVSAVDSGTKGLNLMRTRTFDLIITDYKMKKIDGMQILEHCRELQPHSEVIMITGYATVDNAVIAMKEGAYHYIAKPYKIDEVRQIIKQALLKRSLQVENQALRKQLDQRAKLPDIIGNSAPMLQVKKTIAQVAQTDISVLILGESGTGKELVARAIHSLSSRKNHEMVAFNCGSFSEDLMANELFGHEKEAFTGAMKTKKGLFEVADQGTVFFDEIGDMPPSMQVKILRVIQEKEIMRVGSTQTIDVDLRFVAATHRDLRQEVDKGHFRQDLYFRLNVASIILPALADRKEDIPLLAYHFLAKKNRDMGKSIKEIDRTTMDFLVNYTWPGNVRELENIIERAVAMENSEVIHPEALPDHLTQMAIEIYRTAPEGKIPTMKEQEKRYIQWVLEQTSWNKTRAAEIMEIDRVSLWRKIKSFKLE, encoded by the coding sequence ATGCAGGAACATATTCTTATAATTGAAGATGAGCAGATCGCTCTTAAAAACCTTGAACATATTCTTGTCAAGGATGGATACAAGGTGTCAGCCGTAGACAGCGGAACCAAGGGGCTGAACCTTATGAGAACCAGAACCTTTGATCTGATTATCACCGATTACAAGATGAAAAAAATTGACGGTATGCAGATCCTTGAACATTGCCGGGAACTGCAGCCCCACTCCGAAGTGATCATGATCACCGGCTACGCCACCGTGGACAATGCCGTTATCGCTATGAAAGAAGGGGCTTATCATTATATTGCAAAGCCTTACAAAATAGACGAGGTCCGGCAGATCATCAAGCAGGCTCTTCTCAAACGATCCCTTCAAGTGGAAAATCAGGCTTTGAGAAAGCAGCTTGACCAGAGGGCAAAACTGCCTGACATCATCGGTAACAGTGCACCCATGCTCCAGGTGAAAAAGACCATTGCCCAGGTGGCCCAGACCGATATCTCCGTGTTGATTTTAGGTGAAAGCGGCACTGGCAAAGAGCTCGTGGCAAGGGCAATTCACAGTCTTTCCAGCCGGAAGAATCATGAGATGGTGGCCTTTAACTGCGGCTCATTTTCGGAAGATCTCATGGCCAATGAGCTTTTTGGCCATGAGAAAGAGGCTTTTACCGGTGCCATGAAAACCAAAAAAGGCCTGTTCGAGGTTGCCGATCAGGGCACTGTGTTTTTTGATGAAATCGGAGATATGCCGCCCTCCATGCAGGTCAAGATCCTGCGGGTGATCCAGGAAAAAGAGATCATGCGGGTGGGCAGCACCCAGACCATAGACGTGGATTTAAGATTTGTTGCGGCCACCCACCGGGATCTGCGCCAGGAGGTTGATAAGGGCCATTTCCGCCAGGATCTTTATTTTCGTCTCAACGTGGCATCCATCATATTGCCGGCACTTGCAGACAGAAAAGAAGATATTCCCCTGCTGGCCTATCATTTTCTGGCAAAGAAAAATCGGGATATGGGAAAAAGTATTAAGGAGATCGACCGGACCACCATGGATTTTCTTGTGAATTACACCTGGCCGGGAAACGTCCGGGAACTTGAAAATATCATAGAACGGGCCGTGGCTATGGAAAACAGCGAGGTCATCCATCCCGAGGCACTTCCCGACCATCTTACCCAGATGGCCATTGAAATTTACCGCACAGCCCCGGAAGGAAAAATTCCCACCATGAAGGAGCAGGAAAAGCGGTATATCCAGTGGGTTCTGGAACAAACCAGCTGGAACAAAACCCGGGCTGCGGAAATCATGGAAATTGACCGGGTTTCGTTATGGCGTAAAATCAAATCCTTTAAACTTGAATAG
- a CDS encoding zinc ribbon domain-containing protein YjdM, whose product MSAEKNICPKCNSPYAYSDGLLWICPECTHEWTPDQAPDTQSEDGPRFLDANGTPLQDGDTVTTVKDLKAGKDTIKLGTKVKNIKLLDDPVNGHDISCKIAGFGAMYLKCSVVKKA is encoded by the coding sequence ATGTCAGCTGAAAAAAATATATGTCCCAAATGTAATTCACCCTACGCCTATTCCGATGGACTCCTGTGGATCTGCCCGGAATGTACTCATGAGTGGACACCTGATCAGGCCCCTGATACACAATCGGAAGACGGACCACGATTCCTTGATGCCAACGGGACGCCATTGCAGGATGGAGATACAGTCACCACTGTTAAAGACCTTAAGGCTGGGAAGGACACAATCAAATTGGGTACAAAGGTCAAAAACATCAAGCTGCTTGACGACCCGGTAAATGGCCATGATATTTCCTGTAAGATTGCAGGATTCGGGGCCATGTACCTTAAATGTTCTGTTGTTAAAAAGGCGTAA